One stretch of Pseudomonas fragi DNA includes these proteins:
- a CDS encoding acyl-CoA dehydrogenase family protein, with translation MDFTFTEDQITFREAISRFLMTEAAPEMLREIWETDVGRSPDLRNKIAEQGLTALSIPEAFGGLGMDDVAWALMTQELGYYAIPDSLADTAYVASALIAGLDDSVARRGEWLERIADGSLRVAIGHPVNPLVADAAHADLLLLAHGDEVHAVPRSQVDVQNHASIDASRRLAQISWQPAAATLVAQGERGRELWVQTLNRGALSVAGQLLGLAQRMLDLSVDYAAQRKQFGKPIGSFQAVKHHLADVATALEFAKPVLYRAAYALAHNEPNAAVWVSQARLASCEASWLAARHGIQVHGAMGYTWEVDLQMFMKRAWALDNAWGDRALHKTRVAEYVLSGAAPLGCGYTFED, from the coding sequence ATGGACTTTACCTTTACCGAAGACCAGATCACCTTCCGCGAGGCCATCAGCCGTTTTCTGATGACCGAAGCCGCCCCCGAGATGCTCCGTGAAATCTGGGAAACCGATGTCGGCCGCTCCCCGGATCTGCGCAACAAGATTGCCGAGCAGGGCCTCACCGCGCTGTCGATCCCCGAGGCCTTTGGCGGCCTGGGCATGGATGATGTGGCCTGGGCTCTGATGACCCAGGAGTTGGGTTACTACGCCATTCCTGACTCGCTGGCTGACACCGCCTATGTGGCCAGCGCCCTGATTGCCGGGCTGGATGACAGCGTTGCCCGGCGCGGCGAATGGCTGGAGCGCATTGCCGACGGCAGTTTGCGGGTGGCCATCGGGCACCCGGTCAATCCGTTGGTGGCTGATGCCGCCCACGCTGACTTGCTGCTGCTGGCCCATGGCGATGAAGTCCACGCCGTGCCGCGCAGCCAGGTGGATGTGCAAAACCACGCCAGCATCGATGCCTCGCGGCGCCTGGCGCAGATAAGTTGGCAACCCGCTGCGGCCACCCTGGTGGCGCAGGGCGAGCGGGGCCGTGAACTGTGGGTGCAAACCCTGAATCGTGGCGCGCTGTCGGTGGCCGGGCAGTTGCTCGGGCTGGCCCAGCGCATGCTCGATCTGTCGGTGGATTACGCCGCGCAACGCAAACAATTTGGCAAGCCCATCGGCAGCTTTCAAGCGGTCAAGCACCACCTGGCCGATGTCGCCACGGCGCTGGAGTTCGCCAAGCCGGTGCTGTATCGCGCCGCTTATGCCCTGGCGCACAACGAGCCGAATGCCGCGGTGTGGGTATCCCAGGCACGCCTGGCCAGTTGTGAAGCCAGTTGGCTGGCGGCCCGCCACGGCATCCAGGTGCACGGCGCGATGGGTTACACCTGGGAAGTCGACCTGCAAATGTTTATGAAACGCGCCTGGGCGCTGGACAACGCCTGGGGCGACCGCGCGCTGCACAAGACCCGTGTGGCCGAGTA